A window from Patescibacteria group bacterium encodes these proteins:
- a CDS encoding TIGR00282 family metallophosphoesterase, protein MRILFFGDIYGKFGRIGLKEILPKLLEKFQPDFVLANAENLAHGRGPTERQLAELAAAGIDGFTSGNHIFDAAGYEELFAKNAFPLARPANYPDGVPGHGFFVLKKADQKLFVGNLMGRIFMGDPLDNPFFAAEKLIAEAKKLKIKNIFLDFHAEATSEKSMLGHFLDGKVSAIVGTHTHVQTADERILPNGTAFISDAGFCGVLNSAIGAKPEAALKRFLTQLPAKLEMAEGRPIVVSGVFIETDASGKALKIERIYELVE, encoded by the coding sequence ATGCGCATCCTTTTTTTCGGCGATATTTACGGCAAATTCGGACGCATCGGTCTGAAAGAAATTTTGCCGAAATTACTTGAGAAATTTCAGCCCGACTTCGTCCTCGCGAATGCCGAAAATCTCGCGCACGGTCGTGGTCCGACTGAGCGCCAGCTCGCCGAACTCGCTGCGGCTGGCATCGACGGCTTCACGAGCGGCAACCATATTTTCGACGCGGCGGGCTACGAAGAACTCTTCGCGAAAAATGCTTTTCCGCTCGCACGCCCCGCGAATTATCCGGACGGTGTACCCGGTCACGGTTTTTTTGTCTTAAAGAAAGCTGACCAAAAACTTTTTGTTGGTAATTTAATGGGACGAATTTTCATGGGCGATCCGCTCGATAATCCATTTTTTGCCGCAGAAAAATTGATTGCCGAAGCCAAGAAATTGAAAATCAAAAATATTTTTCTCGACTTTCACGCCGAAGCGACGAGTGAAAAATCGATGCTCGGACATTTTCTCGATGGCAAAGTGAGCGCCATCGTCGGCACACACACGCATGTGCAAACCGCCGACGAACGGATTTTGCCGAATGGCACAGCCTTCATCTCGGACGCCGGATTTTGCGGCGTGCTGAATTCCGCGATTGGCGCGAAACCGGAAGCCGCGCTCAAAAGATTTTTGACGCAGCTCCCTGCCAAACTCGAAATGGCGGAAGGTCGCCCAATCGTCGTCTCGGGCGTTTTTATTGAAACCGATGCAAGCGGAAAAGCTCTGAAAATCGAGCGCATTTACGAGCTTGTCGAATGA
- the ispE gene encoding 4-(cytidine 5'-diphospho)-2-C-methyl-D-erythritol kinase produces MIPIKKNSERVNPRVNSGVNALRVKAFAKINLGLKILGKRADGFHELDTIFARIGVFDELEFRLRSDSKILVNVENADIPTKQNLVFRAAWILQKFAPGSPGVEISLRKKIPLGAGLGGGSSDAAAVLRTLPKIWGLKITPEKLHKIAASLGSDVPFFLAKRVCRGRGRGELLEPIALPKQFPREALVVVPPIKISTAWAYDQIKIEKLKLKNNNKKIDTRGQGTEIKQKNLVSKTYSLKPNPCTLTNDFERIVFREFSEIRQIKKQLEKSGSAIASLSGSGSAVFGLFRKRPSREIIQELSQFGSVFVAKIRE; encoded by the coding sequence ATGATTCCAATCAAAAAAAACAGCGAGCGAGTTAACCCCCGAGTTAACTCGGGGGTTAACGCCTTACGAGTAAAAGCCTTCGCAAAAATCAATCTCGGACTCAAAATTCTCGGCAAGCGCGCGGATGGTTTTCACGAGCTCGATACGATTTTTGCGCGGATTGGAGTTTTCGACGAGCTGGAATTTCGTCTGCGCAGTGATTCGAAAATTTTGGTGAATGTCGAAAATGCAGACATTCCGACAAAACAGAATCTTGTTTTTCGGGCAGCATGGATTTTGCAAAAATTTGCGCCGGGGAGTCCGGGTGTTGAGATTTCGCTCCGCAAAAAAATTCCGCTCGGAGCCGGACTCGGCGGTGGGAGCTCGGATGCTGCGGCTGTTTTGAGAACTTTGCCAAAAATTTGGGGGCTTAAAATTACTCCTGAAAAACTGCACAAAATCGCGGCGAGTCTCGGTTCGGATGTTCCATTTTTCCTCGCGAAACGAGTTTGTCGTGGTCGCGGTCGGGGAGAGCTGCTCGAGCCGATTGCGCTGCCGAAGCAATTTCCACGCGAAGCTTTGGTCGTGGTTCCGCCGATTAAGATTTCGACCGCATGGGCGTACGACCAAATTAAAATTGAAAAATTAAAATTGAAAAATAATAATAAAAAAATAGATACTAGAGGTCAGGGGACAGAGATCAAACAAAAAAATCTTGTTTCCAAAACCTATTCCCTAAAACCTAATCCCTGCACCCTAACTAATGATTTTGAGAGGATCGTCTTTCGCGAGTTTTCTGAAATTCGGCAAATCAAAAAACAGCTCGAAAAATCGGGCTCAGCGATCGCGAGTCTGTCGGGGAGTGGCTCGGCAGTCTTCGGCTTATTCCGAAAGAGACCGAGTCGAGAAATTATTCAAGAGCTCAGCCAATTCGGATCGGTTTTCGTCGCGAAAATTCGCGAGTGA
- the dxr gene encoding 1-deoxy-D-xylulose-5-phosphate reductoisomerase, protein MRKNLIILGSTGSIGRQTLEIVREFPREFKIIGLAGGQNFELLAEQIREFQPKFISIELPLTPEISRGLTTEYSKVKILPLEKLAAQKCDLVVSAISGVAGLSPTLAAIRARNSVALANKESLVLAGKIVIAQAKKFGVKILPVDSEHSAVWQLLQKVPRDKVRRIILTASGGALRDTPLSEFPKISPQKVLRHPTWAMGAKITLDCATLANKAFEIIEAAHLFDFPLEKIEAVIHPQSFVHAMVETVDGNLFAQMSQPSMKLPISLALFDGVRQDDSVAPLDLVGRNLEFRKIEKARYPLFFTILAAAEKGGIFPAAAAAISEFWGQKFLAGEIAFPEIAKLTAKSLRELELTHQLTSAPTIKNILAVVNSFR, encoded by the coding sequence GTGCGTAAAAATCTAATCATTCTCGGATCGACTGGTTCAATCGGACGACAGACGCTCGAAATTGTCCGCGAATTTCCGCGCGAATTCAAAATTATCGGTTTGGCGGGTGGGCAAAATTTCGAGCTGCTTGCAGAGCAGATTCGTGAATTTCAGCCGAAATTTATCTCGATTGAGCTACCGTTAACTCCCGAGATATCTCGGGGTTTAACTACTGAGTACAGCAAAGTGAAGATTCTTCCACTTGAAAAATTAGCCGCGCAAAAATGCGACCTCGTCGTGTCGGCAATTTCCGGCGTGGCGGGTCTGTCGCCGACGCTCGCGGCGATTCGCGCGCGCAATTCCGTCGCGCTGGCGAATAAGGAAAGTCTCGTTTTGGCGGGGAAAATCGTGATTGCGCAGGCAAAAAAATTTGGTGTCAAAATTCTGCCAGTCGATTCCGAGCATTCCGCAGTCTGGCAGCTTTTGCAAAAAGTCCCGCGTGACAAGGTGCGGCGCATCATTCTCACGGCTTCGGGTGGCGCGTTGCGCGATACACCGCTCAGTGAATTTCCCAAAATTTCACCGCAAAAAGTTTTGCGCCATCCGACTTGGGCGATGGGTGCGAAAATCACTTTGGATTGTGCGACGCTGGCAAACAAGGCTTTTGAGATCATCGAGGCGGCGCACTTGTTCGATTTTCCGCTCGAGAAAATTGAGGCGGTGATTCATCCCCAAAGTTTCGTTCACGCGATGGTCGAGACGGTCGATGGCAATCTCTTCGCGCAAATGTCGCAGCCGTCGATGAAATTGCCCATCTCGCTCGCGCTTTTTGACGGTGTGCGCCAGGACGATTCCGTCGCGCCGCTTGATCTCGTCGGTCGAAATCTCGAATTCCGCAAAATCGAAAAGGCGCGCTATCCGCTTTTTTTCACGATTCTCGCGGCAGCAGAGAAGGGTGGAATTTTTCCAGCGGCAGCTGCGGCGATTTCAGAATTCTGGGGTCAAAAATTTCTCGCGGGCGAAATCGCTTTTCCGGAGATTGCCAAATTGACCGCGAAGAGTTTGCGCGAACTGGAGTTAACCCACCAGTTAACGAGTGCGCCGACAATCAAAAATATTCTCGCCGTCGTAAATTCTTTCCGATGA
- a CDS encoding DUF1297 domain-containing protein, which translates to MKDLLQGYDLENLAIASLGGHSALETSLGAKRQGLKSVVVAKRGREKTYSEFLKFDPKTETGVVDEVILVDEFADILKPEIQEQLRKLNVLFVHSRYFWVYFDDFAKVENDFHVPILGTRELLRLEERDEKPNQYDVLEAAKIRIPKIFKSAEEIDRLTLTKIPNATRTFERENFFASSKVEWERTIAEKLAAGQISQEGIAKAVIEEFILGAPINFNFFYSPLSNRLELLGTDTRRQTNLDGWLRLPANEQMKLSAAGILPSHIETGHIAATVKESLLEKAFEAGSRFVEICKKYNPKGIVGPFALQGAIETDGKKEELVVFDVSFRMPGSPGIAATPYSSYLFGRPVAMGERIAMEVNAARMSGRLGEIIS; encoded by the coding sequence TTGAAAGATTTACTTCAGGGTTACGATTTAGAAAATCTTGCGATTGCTTCGCTCGGCGGACATTCCGCGCTCGAAACTTCGCTTGGTGCGAAACGGCAGGGGCTCAAGTCAGTCGTCGTCGCGAAACGCGGTCGTGAAAAAACTTACTCTGAATTTCTCAAGTTCGATCCCAAGACGGAGACTGGCGTGGTCGATGAGGTAATTCTAGTCGATGAATTCGCCGACATTCTCAAGCCGGAAATTCAAGAACAGCTGCGTAAGTTGAATGTTCTATTCGTACATTCGCGCTATTTCTGGGTCTATTTCGACGATTTCGCCAAAGTCGAAAATGATTTTCATGTGCCGATTCTCGGGACGCGCGAACTTCTGCGACTCGAAGAAAGAGACGAAAAACCGAATCAGTACGATGTACTCGAAGCGGCGAAAATTCGGATTCCCAAAATTTTCAAATCAGCCGAAGAAATTGATCGGCTGACTTTGACCAAAATTCCGAACGCGACGCGCACATTTGAGCGCGAGAATTTTTTCGCCAGTTCGAAGGTTGAATGGGAAAGAACGATTGCGGAAAAATTGGCGGCCGGGCAGATTTCCCAAGAGGGAATTGCGAAAGCCGTGATTGAGGAATTCATCCTCGGCGCGCCGATCAATTTTAATTTCTTTTATTCGCCGCTTTCGAATCGGCTGGAATTACTCGGGACGGATACGCGCCGTCAGACGAATCTCGATGGCTGGTTGAGGCTGCCGGCGAATGAACAGATGAAATTGAGCGCGGCCGGAATCTTGCCGAGTCACATCGAGACCGGACACATCGCCGCGACAGTCAAAGAAAGTCTGCTAGAAAAGGCTTTTGAAGCCGGTTCGCGCTTCGTCGAGATTTGTAAAAAATACAATCCCAAGGGCATCGTCGGACCTTTCGCGCTCCAGGGTGCGATCGAGACGGACGGCAAAAAAGAAGAGCTGGTCGTCTTCGATGTTTCCTTCCGCATGCCGGGCAGTCCAGGCATCGCCGCGACGCCATACTCGTCTTATCTCTTCGGCCGACCAGTCGCGATGGGTGAAAGAATCGCGATGGAAGTCAACGCGGCGCGGATGAGCGGAAGACTGGGAGAAATCATTAGTTGA
- the gmk gene encoding guanylate kinase: MSTKIFKMLGKLFLIVGPSGVGKGTLVHALRRDHPEFYFPPSATTRAPRADETEGDQYFFVSDERFEVMQRENKFLETAVVHEAEKYGTLREPIEAAIAAGKVVIREVDIQGLKTIRQNFPREKFSAIFIVPPDFATLARRIHKRQPDMSDTELARRLESAKAELIQKDLADFEVVSGEDAIGKMVAEVEAIIARESRE, from the coding sequence TTGAGTACAAAAATCTTCAAAATGCTTGGCAAACTTTTTCTCATCGTCGGACCGAGCGGCGTCGGCAAAGGCACGCTCGTGCATGCTTTGCGTCGCGATCATCCGGAATTTTATTTTCCGCCATCGGCGACGACGCGTGCGCCGCGCGCAGATGAGACGGAAGGGGACCAGTATTTTTTCGTTTCAGACGAACGCTTCGAAGTCATGCAACGCGAGAATAAATTTCTCGAGACTGCTGTTGTACATGAGGCTGAGAAGTATGGCACGCTGCGCGAGCCAATCGAGGCGGCGATTGCTGCAGGCAAAGTCGTGATTCGTGAAGTCGATATTCAAGGTCTCAAAACGATTCGCCAAAATTTCCCACGGGAAAAATTCTCAGCGATTTTCATCGTGCCGCCGGATTTCGCGACGCTTGCTCGGAGAATTCACAAACGCCAGCCGGATATGTCGGACACGGAATTAGCACGCCGACTGGAGTCGGCGAAAGCCGAACTAATCCAAAAAGATTTAGCAGATTTCGAAGTGGTGTCAGGCGAAGACGCGATTGGCAAAATGGTTGCCGAAGTCGAGGCGATTATCGCGCGTGAGTCGCGCGAATAG
- a CDS encoding FecR domain-containing protein has product MRPTPPRRKSRDYLVPFLIVLAIGVIAALLLQLWGLWGDTGENTLTLSGKAELTDVSGDVEVYLPATGSWKITSEAAVLNPGESVRTGTDGSATLTFDDGSVATLANSSELAISDLQNSITKKSVTLALARGATAITVGTKSSDLVITSEFLRIHNADGRFLMQVNTAGDLASAIEGGFVAAIIDPENTTKTPELKNLMVESGKTVEISERRINLLRIGGEIDLVQTTPAEILNSNLYLAATSGTNLVSDTVTNPDTVVNPDGTVSPATTPDGTVDSATNPDSERIPAPLVVTGGGNVSAVAEPVKVVGKVSPKVVKIKVTFDGTDAFELSKFVPGSGEWSYNAARSFENLKVGVNNYSVVGYDEAGNATPTASFQIRFNPDGATSTTTESTETSTTTTTTTKTTDGVPSVGSTAFAAPTVSEPADGATFETAPVHFAGTVPVGTTAVFVNGYKLTGFVIGGTTWQYNAAPSYSNLKAGENEFEIVATNEAGERSSTTIKITYSPAETTAPETVPAGE; this is encoded by the coding sequence ATGCGCCCAACCCCTCCCCGCCGTAAATCCAGAGACTATTTGGTGCCGTTTTTAATCGTCCTCGCCATCGGCGTAATCGCTGCACTTTTGTTGCAGCTGTGGGGATTGTGGGGCGACACAGGTGAAAACACGCTCACGCTCTCCGGCAAGGCTGAACTTACGGATGTTTCTGGCGATGTCGAGGTTTATTTGCCGGCAACCGGATCTTGGAAAATTACGAGCGAAGCAGCCGTGCTCAATCCGGGCGAGAGTGTGCGCACGGGTACAGACGGTAGCGCGACGCTGACTTTTGACGATGGCAGCGTGGCGACACTCGCGAACTCGAGCGAACTCGCAATTTCCGATTTGCAAAATTCCATCACCAAAAAATCAGTCACGCTCGCCCTCGCACGCGGAGCCACCGCCATCACAGTCGGTACGAAAAGCAGCGACCTCGTAATCACGAGTGAGTTTTTAAGAATTCATAACGCCGACGGTCGTTTTTTAATGCAGGTCAATACTGCTGGCGATCTTGCCAGTGCAATCGAAGGCGGTTTCGTCGCGGCGATCATCGATCCGGAGAATACGACGAAAACCCCGGAACTGAAAAATCTCATGGTCGAAAGCGGCAAGACGGTTGAAATTTCCGAGCGACGCATCAATCTGCTGAGAATCGGCGGTGAGATTGACCTCGTCCAAACCACGCCAGCCGAAATTCTAAATTCGAATCTGTACCTCGCCGCAACTTCCGGAACGAATCTCGTGTCAGACACAGTCACGAATCCGGACACAGTCGTGAACCCGGATGGAACAGTGAGCCCGGCGACCACCCCAGACGGAACGGTGGATTCAGCGACAAATCCAGATTCGGAACGAATCCCGGCACCGCTCGTCGTCACCGGCGGCGGCAATGTCTCAGCCGTCGCTGAACCGGTCAAAGTCGTCGGCAAGGTTTCACCGAAAGTCGTAAAAATCAAAGTCACCTTCGACGGCACTGACGCTTTCGAGCTCTCGAAATTCGTCCCAGGTAGCGGCGAGTGGAGCTACAACGCCGCCCGCAGTTTTGAAAATTTGAAAGTCGGCGTGAATAATTATTCGGTCGTGGGCTACGATGAAGCCGGCAACGCCACTCCGACTGCGAGCTTCCAGATTCGCTTCAATCCCGATGGTGCGACGAGCACGACCACCGAGTCAACCGAAACTTCCACCACCACGACGACTACGACCAAAACGACTGACGGTGTCCCCTCGGTCGGCAGCACGGCGTTCGCCGCGCCCACAGTCAGCGAACCGGCTGACGGTGCGACATTCGAAACTGCACCTGTACATTTCGCAGGCACAGTGCCCGTCGGCACGACCGCGGTCTTCGTCAATGGCTACAAGCTGACTGGTTTTGTCATCGGCGGCACGACCTGGCAGTACAACGCCGCTCCGAGCTACAGCAATCTCAAAGCCGGTGAAAATGAATTTGAAATCGTCGCGACGAATGAAGCCGGTGAACGCAGCTCGACCACGATCAAAATCACCTATTCGCCCGCAGAGACGACGGCTCCAGAGACAGTACCAGCAGGCGAATAA
- a CDS encoding YraN family protein, producing the protein MSFKKNFGNDGEILAGKFLVSRGLEILKTNFHSKDGEVDLICRDGAEIVFVEVKARRSAKFGAAVEAVGEAKLAKIAAAGQKFLLENSLENSDWRVDLITIEDGKLKWLKGI; encoded by the coding sequence ATGAGCTTCAAAAAGAATTTTGGAAATGACGGTGAAATTCTGGCTGGCAAATTTCTCGTGAGTCGGGGACTTGAGATTTTGAAAACGAATTTTCATTCCAAAGACGGCGAGGTCGATTTGATTTGCCGCGACGGTGCAGAGATCGTCTTCGTCGAAGTGAAAGCGCGACGCTCGGCGAAATTTGGCGCGGCGGTCGAGGCGGTCGGCGAAGCGAAATTAGCCAAAATTGCCGCGGCGGGTCAAAAATTTCTGCTCGAAAATTCACTCGAAAATTCCGACTGGCGGGTTGATCTCATCACGATCGAAGACGGCAAATTGAAGTGGTTGAAAGGAATTTGA
- the ispF gene encoding 2-C-methyl-D-erythritol 2,4-cyclodiphosphate synthase — protein sequence MKISAILLAAGSGKRLKKSTPKAFVKIEGKEIFLSSIELFEKSPEITETILVVPQSEIARAKKLVVDCQKVSKIVAGGDSRQESLAIGLKFCAEKTVLVHNAANPFATPDEITRLAKTLEKYDAAAVAHRATSTVRQNLTTLDREKIWLMETPQLVKKEFLAKGLRIARSQKIEATDEIQLAELAGAKIKIIPADPGNFKITHPVDLEKCSISHAPCSRRIGLGHDSHRFSGVRKALFLGGLQISAAGGLEGNSDSDVILHALTNAISSALGGGSLSTFSDAMCARGEKNSQKYLQVVLAKMRAQDFVIENLAISIEGKRPKLEKHFPKIRKKLAELLKTDSAKIGLVATTGEELTSFGRGEGLQVFAVILLKK from the coding sequence ATGAAAATTTCCGCGATTTTGCTCGCAGCCGGCAGCGGGAAACGCTTGAAAAAAAGCACTCCCAAAGCGTTCGTGAAAATCGAAGGTAAAGAAATTTTTCTGAGTTCGATCGAGCTGTTCGAAAAATCGCCCGAGATTACCGAGACGATTTTGGTCGTGCCGCAGTCTGAAATTGCGCGAGCGAAAAAGCTGGTGGTGGATTGCCAAAAAGTTTCCAAAATTGTGGCGGGTGGTGACTCGCGGCAGGAGAGCTTGGCGATTGGTCTGAAGTTTTGTGCTGAAAAAACCGTGTTGGTTCACAACGCGGCGAATCCTTTCGCGACGCCGGATGAAATTACGCGTCTCGCGAAAACGCTCGAGAAATACGATGCGGCGGCGGTCGCGCACCGTGCGACTTCTACTGTGCGCCAAAATTTGACCACGCTTGATCGTGAAAAAATTTGGCTGATGGAGACGCCGCAGCTGGTGAAAAAAGAATTTTTGGCAAAGGGCTTGCGGATTGCGCGTTCGCAAAAAATTGAAGCCACTGATGAAATTCAGCTTGCTGAGCTCGCTGGCGCAAAAATCAAAATCATTCCAGCGGATCCGGGAAATTTCAAAATCACACATCCAGTTGATTTAGAAAAATGTTCCATCTCCCATGCTCCATGTTCCAGACGCATCGGACTCGGTCATGATTCACACCGTTTCTCTGGAGTAAGGAAAGCTCTGTTTTTAGGCGGTTTGCAGATTTCAGCGGCTGGCGGACTGGAAGGTAATTCTGACAGCGATGTGATTTTGCACGCGCTGACGAATGCGATTTCCTCCGCGCTCGGCGGCGGTTCGCTCTCGACTTTCTCCGACGCGATGTGTGCGCGCGGCGAGAAGAATTCGCAAAAATATTTGCAGGTCGTGCTCGCCAAAATGCGCGCGCAGGATTTTGTCATCGAGAATCTGGCAATCTCGATCGAAGGCAAGAGACCGAAGCTCGAAAAACACTTTCCCAAAATTCGGAAAAAATTAGCGGAACTTTTGAAAACTGATTCCGCCAAAATCGGACTGGTCGCGACGACGGGTGAGGAGTTGACGAGCTTCGGACGCGGTGAGGGGTTGCAGGTTTTTGCGGTAATTTTGCTGAAAAAATGA
- a CDS encoding four helix bundle protein gives MIQKSNAIAEKSYQFALRIVKLYQFLIHEKKEFTLGKQILRSGTSIGANVAEATGSQSKKEFRAKMSTAYKEVCETIFWLKLLRDSDYIPADLAESFLADCEELAKISGKILATTTKALNH, from the coding sequence ATGATTCAAAAGAGTAATGCAATTGCAGAAAAAAGTTATCAGTTTGCATTGAGGATTGTGAAGCTTTATCAATTTTTGATTCACGAAAAAAAGGAATTCACGCTTGGAAAACAGATTTTGCGGAGTGGAACTTCAATCGGGGCGAATGTCGCGGAGGCGACTGGTTCACAATCGAAAAAAGAATTTCGGGCGAAAATGTCGACAGCCTACAAGGAAGTTTGCGAAACAATTTTTTGGTTAAAACTTCTGCGTGACTCGGATTACATTCCTGCTGATTTGGCTGAATCATTTTTGGCGGACTGTGAGGAACTTGCTAAAATTAGCGGTAAAATTCTCGCGACCACTACCAAAGCATTGAATCATTAA
- a CDS encoding formate--phosphoribosylaminoimidazolecarboxamide ligase: MLKLPKKIATIGSHSALQILKGAKDEGFETICVCERKRVAPYKMFPVADKIIEIDSFRDFLKIEKQLIAENAIVIPHGSFVEYLKTDKIKQLKVDHFGNKNILDWESDRGKQEKWLTAAKIKMPLIFDSPEKIDRPVIVKFHGARGGRGYFLANSTAEFYKRIAAHPDEKFTIQEYVVGVPIYVHYFYSRITGELEILGFDKRYESNADSIGRVAATDQITTNLQTSYTIVGNIPLVVRESLLPYFIKIGTRVVEQSQKLEAPGLFGPFCLEGIVTSDLILTVFEISARIVAGTNPYIAGSPYTFLKYNEPMSTGRRIAREIKIALEQNCLDKVLG, from the coding sequence ATGCTCAAACTTCCCAAAAAAATCGCGACGATTGGCAGCCATTCCGCTCTGCAAATTCTCAAGGGCGCGAAAGATGAGGGTTTCGAGACGATTTGTGTTTGTGAGCGCAAACGCGTCGCGCCTTACAAAATGTTTCCGGTTGCGGACAAAATCATCGAGATTGACAGCTTCCGCGATTTTCTGAAGATTGAAAAACAGTTGATTGCCGAGAATGCGATTGTGATTCCGCACGGCTCATTCGTGGAATATCTGAAGACTGACAAAATTAAGCAGCTGAAAGTTGACCATTTTGGCAACAAAAATATTCTCGACTGGGAATCGGATCGGGGCAAGCAGGAGAAGTGGTTGACTGCCGCCAAGATCAAAATGCCGCTCATCTTCGATTCGCCCGAAAAAATCGACCGACCGGTAATTGTGAAATTTCACGGCGCACGCGGCGGACGCGGTTATTTCCTCGCGAATTCGACTGCGGAATTTTATAAGAGAATCGCAGCGCATCCGGACGAAAAATTCACGATTCAAGAATATGTCGTCGGTGTGCCGATTTATGTCCACTATTTTTACTCGAGAATTACAGGGGAATTGGAGATTCTCGGTTTCGACAAACGCTACGAATCGAACGCCGACTCAATCGGGCGTGTCGCGGCGACCGATCAGATTACGACCAATTTGCAGACGAGCTACACCATCGTCGGCAACATTCCGCTCGTCGTCCGCGAATCTTTACTGCCGTATTTCATCAAGATTGGCACGCGCGTGGTCGAGCAATCGCAAAAGCTCGAAGCGCCGGGACTTTTCGGACCATTTTGTTTGGAGGGAATCGTCACTTCTGATTTGATTCTGACGGTTTTCGAAATCTCAGCGCGCATCGTCGCTGGGACGAATCCCTACATCGCCGGCTCGCCTTATACTTTCCTCAAATACAACGAGCCGATGTCGACTGGTCGCAGAATCGCGCGCGAAATCAAAATAGCGCTTGAGCAAAATTGTCTCGATAAAGTCCTCGGGTGA
- a CDS encoding 3-isopropylmalate dehydratase large subunit encodes MSQTLVEKIIAKNLISGAAREGGFVKIRLDRLLCHEVTTPPALTMLEKRGISRVFDPAKIVVTPDHFVPAKDEKSATLAKKLDEWVRRVGIKNYYPIGRHGVCHTIFLENGHIGPGMVAIAGDSHTCTHGVVGALAFGVGTTDVAAAIATGEVWLEVPKTIRVNLIGKLQPGVFAKDAMLEVIRQLGVAGATDRVIEFGGELIDSLEVEDRVVFSNMAVEAGATSGLINPDQKTIDYVEARGCRDFTVLQSDSDAHYEKTLEIDVSALEPMVAYPHLPSNAKSISAAKKDKIKIDQAYLGSCTNGRIQDLREAAAVLKNKKIADGVRMIVVPATTKIWNQAEDEGLFKIFTAAGATISTPTCGACLGGHMGVLAAGERAIASTNRNFVGRMGSKESEVYLASPRIVATSAIAGFISD; translated from the coding sequence ATGTCTCAAACTTTAGTCGAAAAAATCATCGCGAAAAATTTAATCTCTGGCGCTGCGCGTGAAGGCGGTTTCGTCAAAATCCGTCTTGACCGATTGCTGTGTCACGAAGTGACGACGCCGCCGGCGCTCACGATGCTAGAAAAACGCGGTATTTCCAGGGTTTTTGATCCAGCCAAAATTGTCGTCACGCCTGATCATTTCGTTCCGGCGAAAGACGAAAAATCCGCAACTCTCGCGAAAAAATTGGATGAGTGGGTGCGCCGAGTTGGCATCAAAAATTATTATCCGATTGGGCGACACGGAGTTTGCCACACGATTTTTCTCGAAAATGGTCACATCGGACCGGGGATGGTCGCCATCGCGGGGGACTCGCACACCTGCACTCATGGTGTCGTCGGTGCGCTCGCCTTCGGTGTCGGGACGACCGATGTCGCGGCGGCGATTGCGACGGGCGAAGTTTGGCTCGAGGTGCCGAAGACCATTCGCGTCAATTTGATTGGCAAATTACAGCCGGGAGTTTTCGCGAAAGACGCGATGCTCGAAGTCATCCGCCAGCTCGGAGTCGCTGGGGCGACTGATCGCGTGATTGAATTTGGCGGCGAACTGATTGATTCACTCGAAGTCGAAGATCGCGTCGTTTTCTCGAACATGGCAGTCGAAGCGGGCGCGACCTCCGGCTTGATCAATCCTGATCAAAAAACCATCGATTATGTTGAGGCGCGTGGCTGCCGCGATTTCACAGTTTTGCAGTCTGATTCAGACGCTCATTACGAAAAGACTTTGGAAATAGATGTTTCCGCGCTTGAGCCAATGGTCGCTTATCCGCACTTACCTTCGAATGCCAAGTCGATTTCGGCAGCGAAAAAAGACAAGATTAAAATCGACCAAGCTTATTTGGGGAGCTGTACGAATGGTCGCATTCAGGATTTGCGTGAGGCGGCAGCAGTTTTGAAAAATAAAAAAATTGCGGACGGCGTGCGCATGATTGTCGTGCCGGCGACGACCAAGATCTGGAATCAGGCTGAGGACGAAGGACTCTTCAAGATTTTCACAGCGGCGGGAGCGACGATTTCGACACCGACCTGCGGTGCTTGTCTTGGCGGACACATGGGAGTTCTCGCAGCCGGTGAGCGCGCGATCGCTTCGACTAATCGTAACTTCGTCGGACGCATGGGTTCGAAAGAATCCGAAGTTTATTTGGCGTCGCCGCGCATCGTCGCGACCTCGGCAATCGCAGGATTTATTTCGGACTAA